TCACGTCGGCGGTCGGGCCGTAGGTGGGCGGCACGCGGTCTTCCAGGAGCCGGAGGAACACCCCCACCTGGGCCCGGTGATGCGCGGTATGGAGCACCCGGCGCCAGAACACCCAGATCCGTTCCCGCGTCACGTCGAAGAACGGAACGTGGCCCAGCCAGAACGCCTCGTCGCGGCCGGCGAGCGCCGCCAGGCGCGGCCGGGCCAGCGCCACGTACCGGTCGATGTAGGCCGCCACCGTCGGCTCCCCCGGGGGCAACAGCTCCGCGGCGGGTGGCTCGGCGAGCCCGATGAACTCGGCGAAGAAGCGCCGCTCGGAGAGGAGCTGGTGCTTGAGGATCTCGCCCACCGTGCTGCTCCTCGAGTGCGGCCGGAACCCCAGCTGGTCATCGCGGAGCTCGGCCCAGACGGCGGCGGTCTTGTTGGTCTCGGAGAGGTACGTATCGAGCAGGTGCTGCAGCAGCGGGCTCGCCGCGCGGGGCAGCTCGGCGGCGGGGAGGTACTCGCGAGGGTAGTCCATCGGCACTCCTGCGGAGGGGGCCGGCCGGATCGGGGGGCTGCTGCAATCTGCCCCTCCCCGGCCGGGAGGGCGACGGGAGATGCGCCAAGGGGGGATGGCCAGCCCCGACTGGCACATCCCCCCCGGGCACCGCGCGGCCAGGGCCGCCGCGGAGCGGCCTACCTCAGCCGCACTCCGAGAACCCGCACACGTGGCA
The Gemmatimonadota bacterium DNA segment above includes these coding regions:
- a CDS encoding DinB family protein — encoded protein: MDYPREYLPAAELPRAASPLLQHLLDTYLSETNKTAAVWAELRDDQLGFRPHSRSSTVGEILKHQLLSERRFFAEFIGLAEPPAAELLPPGEPTVAAYIDRYVALARPRLAALAGRDEAFWLGHVPFFDVTRERIWVFWRRVLHTAHHRAQVGVFLRLLEDRVPPTYGPTADVTWAAADPTRTVAAAERRQ